In Oreochromis aureus strain Israel breed Guangdong linkage group 20, ZZ_aureus, whole genome shotgun sequence, the following are encoded in one genomic region:
- the LOC120435325 gene encoding uncharacterized protein LOC120435325, giving the protein MWQCKRCSIRESSRYKLLKHCRLHHHYGPSQRYLCIYVNCPCTFKTWCGLKTHVYKCHSSHFKQTAVSSVTFRCELCDCSDLTTERDYFGHIGSHLRNSETVTCVFSGCSFKTNIFGTFYSHKKRKHHSDSLKDFKVGLVVCFDSAQHSDDPEGVGASCSDFLDPEVGTELVSGSNHSTENLTDLVEQKIAGILLKLEHIFQIPATAVDGLVEELSFLLSSACTSITKRTVEEVFKSHNLHIGQAVVEELANTVCISNPVSKILAKCGPLGTSFKRKQYYKHNFRVVEPVEYILSVDQRKSFQYIPLLKLLQELLSHNHILDRVIEQHIGQEKSENLANGLSVYRSFRDGKHFRTNSFLAVDVLRISITLYIDDFEIDKEFL; this is encoded by the exons ATGTGGCAGTGCAAGCGTTGTTCCATCAGGGAGAGTAGTAGGTACAAATTATTGAAACACTGTAGATTACATCACCATTATGGACCCAGCCAGCGTTATCTTTGTATATATGTAAATTGTCCATGCACATTTAAGACTTGGTGTGGACTAAAAACACATGTTTACAAATGTCATTCTTCTCATTTTAAACAGACAGCTGTCAGTTCAGTCACTTTTAGGTGCGAGTTATGTGACTGCAGTGACCTTACCACAGAGAGAGATTATTTTGGACATATTGGATCACATTTACGAAATAGTGAGACAGTAACTTGTGTATTTTCAGGCTGCTCTTTCAAGACAAATATCTTTGGTACATTTTATTCacacaaaaagaggaagcaTCATTCAGATTCACTTAAAGATTTCAAGGTGGGTTTAGTGGTGTGTTTTGACTCAGCACAACATTCTGATGACCCTGAAGGTGTAGGTGCTAGTTGCTCTGATTTTTTAGATCCTGAAGTTGGAACTGAGTTGGTGTCAGGAAGTAATCATTCCACTGAAAATTTGACAGATCTTGTTGAACAGAAAATAGCTGGGATATTGTTAAAATTGGAACATATATTTCAAATTCCAGCTACAGCAGTAGATGGCTTGGTGGAGGAGTtgagttttttgttaagttctgCTTGTACTTCAATCACAAAACGAACAGTTGAAGAGGTATTCAAGAGCCATAACCTTCATATTGGTCAGGCTGTTGTTGAGGAGCTTGCCAATACAGTGTGCATTTCTAACCCTGTATCAAAAATTTTAGCTAAGTGTGGTCCTCTTGGAacttcatttaaaagaaaacaatactaTAAGCATAACTTTAGGGTCGTAGAGCCTGTTGAGTACATTTTATCTGTTGATCAACGAAAGTCATTTCAGTACATTCCTTTATTAAAGTTATTGCAAGAATTATTGAGTCATAATCACATACTTGATAGAGTGATTGAGCAACATATAGGACAAGAAAAAAGTGAGAATTTGGCTAATGGTCTGAGTGTTTACAGGTCTTTCCGAGATGGCAAGCACTTTAGAACCAATAGCTTTTTAGCTGTTGACGTGTTGAGAATCTCCATTACACTTTACATCGATGATTTTGAG ATTGACAAGGAGTTTTTATGA